AGCCAATGCCACCGTCGGTGAAGACGTTCGCCGTGGCGTGCTGCTGGGCGTCGAGCATGTCAACGCCAAGGGCGGCGTGCTCGGCAAAAAACTCAACCTGATCATCGAAGATTCGGGCGGCAACCCCACCACGGCCTTGTCCGCAGCGCGCAAGCTGGCCACCGTGGACAAAGTGCCGGTGGTCATGGGCGAATACTCCTCGGGCATCACACTGCCAATGGCGCAGTATCTGGTCAAGGAAGGCGTCACCCACATCAACATCGCGAGCAGCAGCACCAAGGTGCGCGAGATCGGAGCCACCTCATTCAGCCTGGTGGGTCTGGAAAACTTCGGCAATGCGTTCTCCGCCAAGGACGTCTGGGAATCGGGCATGCGCAAGGTGGCACTGGTAGCACCCAACAATGCTTACGGCCAGGGCGTGGCCCACGGCTTCAAGCAGGAGTTTGAAAAGCTCGGCGGAAAGATCGCAGCCGAGGTGCTCTACACCGCCGGTCAATCCACCTACCGCCGAGAACTGCAGCAGCTCGCGCGCAGCAATCCCGATGGTTATGTCTACACCGCCTACGGTCAGGAATCCGCCGTGCTGAACCGCGAAGCGGAAGAACTGGGCCTGCGCAAAGTGCCGTTCTACGCCATTCTGATGAGCATGAGTTTGTCGGATACCGCCCCTGCGATTGCCAACGGCCAGATCGGCATGGAATTGGGTTCTCTGCGCGGAACGGCAGGTAAGGCTTACGGCGACGCATTCGCCGCCAAGTACAAGGAAGCCCCCAAGACCGCCTACACAGGCTACGGCTACGACGCGGTGTTGATGACCGCAGCCGCCATGGAAAAAGCCAAATCCACCAAGGCTGCCGACGTGCAGACCGCTTTGCGCGACATCGGCAACACCGGCTTCGACGGCGTCACCGGCAACATCAAACTCGACCAGGACCGCCAGCGCGTCGATCCTCCCTACGACAAGCTGAAGTTTGAAAACGGCAAGCTCGCACCGCGCTGATCCTGTCTTCAAGCGACGTTGATTCGCACATGTGCCGGGCGCTTGGCTGGCACATGTTCCGCTCCCCTTCCTCTGTTTTCCCTACATGCTTCAATTCATCGTTGACACCTTGCTGAGAGCATCCGATCTGGCGCTGATCGCGCTGGGCCTGTCGATGCTCTACGGGCTGGTGAAGTTTCCCAACGTCGCGCATGTGCAATACGCCATGTTCGGCGCGTACGTGTGCTATGGACTCCATCTGGCGGGCGTTCCGCTGGTGGCGGCCATTGCGGTGGCCGCCATCGCTACCGGCATGCTCACGCTGGTGCTGCAGATGTTCGTGTTCCAACGCCTGCTGCGCGGTGGCCCCGCGATTGCCATGATCGGCTCGCTTGCCGTTGCCATGCTGGTAATCGCCATCATGCAAGGTCTGGCCGGGTCGTTCCCCCGCATGTTCAACCTGCCACGC
This genomic stretch from Diaphorobacter sp. HDW4B harbors:
- a CDS encoding ABC transporter substrate-binding protein, which gives rise to MKRFPTSPSRRTHLASALCLLALTATGAARAQDSINIGAVLSLTGANATVGEDVRRGVLLGVEHVNAKGGVLGKKLNLIIEDSGGNPTTALSAARKLATVDKVPVVMGEYSSGITLPMAQYLVKEGVTHINIASSSTKVREIGATSFSLVGLENFGNAFSAKDVWESGMRKVALVAPNNAYGQGVAHGFKQEFEKLGGKIAAEVLYTAGQSTYRRELQQLARSNPDGYVYTAYGQESAVLNREAEELGLRKVPFYAILMSMSLSDTAPAIANGQIGMELGSLRGTAGKAYGDAFAAKYKEAPKTAYTGYGYDAVLMTAAAMEKAKSTKAADVQTALRDIGNTGFDGVTGNIKLDQDRQRVDPPYDKLKFENGKLAPR